In Fundulus heteroclitus isolate FHET01 chromosome 16, MU-UCD_Fhet_4.1, whole genome shotgun sequence, a single genomic region encodes these proteins:
- the LOC118556546 gene encoding uncharacterized protein LOC118556546 isoform X1, with amino-acid sequence MTPPKSPGICPICQIPYNYLGKHLASRHSILNKKEKRILINYGTGRVNFRHLPCPIVACGYSKSRVDRHLDTGHPEVDDGELQKIIKKIKKQVTMDALRALRATDPTPPLVSGLDLGQEENQPGTEVSKPDPPTCPSCSKMAEENRRLWKQLRTKEKWLKKAKAKLHAFETQALQKTSGGGPVEADQGSSEQVDPPEDEDEDSSSEEPKKAAKSRFPLRGFKDFPQPILEFMEEYWLHLRGSIGTKKHVENQKSKLGRVMSFLRFVNKGRTILPNWTFLQDLDRVHQWPAKLLREGKAENTTRNYLLNVMEFAGYFRDTPPSTSRVPKKAVIGLLRAVSADIKQLRKDVNVRQMLVKKRKIRRVIAKEDLRRCQRQACRKIPQLLDTIQTDPSSLNIRRFYGYFSIYLASIYGHRTGVLTNMTLAEVDEARVDARTADQGFVINVKEHKTNRAFGPAQVYLTVEEFGWLEQWLQIRETLQPSTDLVFFNENYQKIKNLQQHLQSAWAEMGFSGSPTFTDFRTSIATYARDALSPGTRTKVSKTMCHDTATAEKFYAMHQTATQLSELRKRFQEATDPAVSGPGKVAEPVILESSSDEGEGEGPVKKKRRVAPRVGSTSQESPEAQAESQAESQAESQDESQDESQDTQRKRGRQSLSFTPKRSPLMLYRLRERQRRSTPRVFRLRARQRKFQ; translated from the exons ATGACGCCGCCAAAATCCCCGGGAATTTGCCCAATATGCCAAATCCCGTACAACTACTTAGGCAAACATCTGGCGAGCCGGCACTCCAtcctgaataaaaaagaaaaaagaattttgATTAACTATGGGACAGGGAGGGTAAATTTCCGCCACTTGCCCTGTCCCATTGTGGCATGTGGCTATTCAAAGAGCAGGGTAGATAGGCACCTGGACACAGGCCATCCCGAGGTGGACGATGGAGAACtccagaaaattattaaaaaaattaaaaaacaggtGACCATGGATGCCTTAAGGGCCCTCAGGGCTACTGACCCCACCCCTCCTCTGGTCTCAGGCCTGGACCTCGGACAGGAGGAAAATCAGCCAGGAACTGAGGTGTCCAAGCCGGATCCTCCAACCTGCCCCAGCTGCTCTAAAATGGCAGAAGAAAACAGGAGGCTTTGGAAGCAGCTTCGGACAAAGGAGAAGTGGCTAAAAAAGGCAAAAGCTAAACTCCACGCATTTGAAACG CAGGCCCTCCAAAAGACGAGTGGTGGGGGGCCTGTCGAGGCAGACCAGGGGTCATCCGAACAAGTGGACCCCCCAGAAGATGAGGATGAAGACTCATCCTCTGAGGAGCCAAAGAAGGCTGCAAAATCGCGATTCCCATTGAGGGGATTCAAAGATTTTCCTCAACCCATCC tggagTTCATGGAGGAGTACTGGTTACACTTGAGGGGGTCCATCGGGACCAAAAAACACGTGGAAAACCAGAAGTCCAAATTGGGACGGGTAATGTCCTTCCTTAGATTTGTGAACAAGGGAAGGACAATACTCCCCAATTGGACTTTTCTGCAGGACCTTGATCGAGTTCATCA GTGGCCGGCGAAGCTCCTCAGAGAGGGGAAGGCAGAAAACACCACTAGGAATTACCTCCTGAATGTGATGGAGTTCGCGGGCTACTTTCGGGACACGCCACCAAGCACCTCGCGTGTCCCGAAAAAGGCAGTGATTGGCCTCCTAAGAGCAGTGTCCGCTGATATTAAACAGCTTAGAAAAGATGTCAACGTCCGCCAGATGTTGGTCAAAAAGCGTAAGATCAGAAGGGTGATTGCCAAGGAGGACCTCAGGAGGTGTCAGAGGCAGGCGTGCAGGAAAATCCCCCAACTGCTCg ACACCATCCAGACTGACCCCAGCTCACTCAACATACGCCGGTTCTATGGCTACTTTAGCATATACCTCGCCAGTATATATGGCCATAGAACCGGCGTGTTGACCAATATGACCCTGGCCGAAGTGGACGAGGCCCGGGTTGACGCCAGGACCGCAGACCAGGGCTTTGTCATTAAC GTGAAAGAGCACAAGACAAATCGGGCTTTTGGGCCAGCCCAAGTGTACCTCACAGTGGAGGAGTTTGGATGGCTGGAGCAGTGGCTCCAAATAAGGGAAACCCTTCAGCCATCCACTGACCTGGTATTTTTCAACGAGAACTACCAGAAGATCAAGAACCTACAACAACACCTCCAGAGCGCATGGGCAGAAATGGGGTTCTCAGGTTCCCCCACATTTACAGATTTTAGGACCTCGATAGCAACATAT GCTAGAGATGCATTGTCCCCGGGAACCCGGACAAAGGTCAGCAAAACGATGTGCCATGACACCGCCACAGCGGAGAAATTCTACGCAATGCACCAGACAGCTACACAGCTGTCTGAGCTGCGTAAGAGGTTCCAGGAGGCTACGGACCCGGCAGTCTCAGGTCCCGGGAAAGTGGCGGAGCCTGTCATCCTGGAGTCTTCCAGTGATGAGGGAGAAGGCGAGGGTCCTGTGAAGAAGAAGAGG AGAGTAGCACCCAGGGTTGGTTCCACAAGCCAGGAGTCCCCAGAG GCCCAGGCAGAGTCCCAGGCAGAGTCCCAGGCAGAGTCCCAGGATGAGTCCCAGGACGAGTCCCAGGACACACAGAGGAAAAGGGGCCGACAAAGTTTGTCATTCACACCAAAAAGAAGCCCCTTAATGCTATACAGGTTGCGGGAGCGACAGCGGCGGAGCACACCGCGTGTGTTTCGCCTGAGGGCCAGACAAAGAAAGTTCcaatag
- the LOC118556546 gene encoding uncharacterized protein LOC118556546 isoform X2 translates to MTPPKSPGICPICQIPYNYLGKHLASRHSILNKKEKRILINYGTGRVNFRHLPCPIVACGYSKSRVDRHLDTGHPEVDDGELQKIIKKIKKQVTMDALRALRATDPTPPLVSGLDLGQEENQPGTEVSKPDPPTCPSCSKMAEENRRLWKQLRTKEKWLKKAKAKLHAFETALQKTSGGGPVEADQGSSEQVDPPEDEDEDSSSEEPKKAAKSRFPLRGFKDFPQPILEFMEEYWLHLRGSIGTKKHVENQKSKLGRVMSFLRFVNKGRTILPNWTFLQDLDRVHQWPAKLLREGKAENTTRNYLLNVMEFAGYFRDTPPSTSRVPKKAVIGLLRAVSADIKQLRKDVNVRQMLVKKRKIRRVIAKEDLRRCQRQACRKIPQLLDTIQTDPSSLNIRRFYGYFSIYLASIYGHRTGVLTNMTLAEVDEARVDARTADQGFVINVKEHKTNRAFGPAQVYLTVEEFGWLEQWLQIRETLQPSTDLVFFNENYQKIKNLQQHLQSAWAEMGFSGSPTFTDFRTSIATYARDALSPGTRTKVSKTMCHDTATAEKFYAMHQTATQLSELRKRFQEATDPAVSGPGKVAEPVILESSSDEGEGEGPVKKKRRVAPRVGSTSQESPEAQAESQAESQAESQDESQDESQDTQRKRGRQSLSFTPKRSPLMLYRLRERQRRSTPRVFRLRARQRKFQ, encoded by the exons ATGACGCCGCCAAAATCCCCGGGAATTTGCCCAATATGCCAAATCCCGTACAACTACTTAGGCAAACATCTGGCGAGCCGGCACTCCAtcctgaataaaaaagaaaaaagaattttgATTAACTATGGGACAGGGAGGGTAAATTTCCGCCACTTGCCCTGTCCCATTGTGGCATGTGGCTATTCAAAGAGCAGGGTAGATAGGCACCTGGACACAGGCCATCCCGAGGTGGACGATGGAGAACtccagaaaattattaaaaaaattaaaaaacaggtGACCATGGATGCCTTAAGGGCCCTCAGGGCTACTGACCCCACCCCTCCTCTGGTCTCAGGCCTGGACCTCGGACAGGAGGAAAATCAGCCAGGAACTGAGGTGTCCAAGCCGGATCCTCCAACCTGCCCCAGCTGCTCTAAAATGGCAGAAGAAAACAGGAGGCTTTGGAAGCAGCTTCGGACAAAGGAGAAGTGGCTAAAAAAGGCAAAAGCTAAACTCCACGCATTTGAAACG GCCCTCCAAAAGACGAGTGGTGGGGGGCCTGTCGAGGCAGACCAGGGGTCATCCGAACAAGTGGACCCCCCAGAAGATGAGGATGAAGACTCATCCTCTGAGGAGCCAAAGAAGGCTGCAAAATCGCGATTCCCATTGAGGGGATTCAAAGATTTTCCTCAACCCATCC tggagTTCATGGAGGAGTACTGGTTACACTTGAGGGGGTCCATCGGGACCAAAAAACACGTGGAAAACCAGAAGTCCAAATTGGGACGGGTAATGTCCTTCCTTAGATTTGTGAACAAGGGAAGGACAATACTCCCCAATTGGACTTTTCTGCAGGACCTTGATCGAGTTCATCA GTGGCCGGCGAAGCTCCTCAGAGAGGGGAAGGCAGAAAACACCACTAGGAATTACCTCCTGAATGTGATGGAGTTCGCGGGCTACTTTCGGGACACGCCACCAAGCACCTCGCGTGTCCCGAAAAAGGCAGTGATTGGCCTCCTAAGAGCAGTGTCCGCTGATATTAAACAGCTTAGAAAAGATGTCAACGTCCGCCAGATGTTGGTCAAAAAGCGTAAGATCAGAAGGGTGATTGCCAAGGAGGACCTCAGGAGGTGTCAGAGGCAGGCGTGCAGGAAAATCCCCCAACTGCTCg ACACCATCCAGACTGACCCCAGCTCACTCAACATACGCCGGTTCTATGGCTACTTTAGCATATACCTCGCCAGTATATATGGCCATAGAACCGGCGTGTTGACCAATATGACCCTGGCCGAAGTGGACGAGGCCCGGGTTGACGCCAGGACCGCAGACCAGGGCTTTGTCATTAAC GTGAAAGAGCACAAGACAAATCGGGCTTTTGGGCCAGCCCAAGTGTACCTCACAGTGGAGGAGTTTGGATGGCTGGAGCAGTGGCTCCAAATAAGGGAAACCCTTCAGCCATCCACTGACCTGGTATTTTTCAACGAGAACTACCAGAAGATCAAGAACCTACAACAACACCTCCAGAGCGCATGGGCAGAAATGGGGTTCTCAGGTTCCCCCACATTTACAGATTTTAGGACCTCGATAGCAACATAT GCTAGAGATGCATTGTCCCCGGGAACCCGGACAAAGGTCAGCAAAACGATGTGCCATGACACCGCCACAGCGGAGAAATTCTACGCAATGCACCAGACAGCTACACAGCTGTCTGAGCTGCGTAAGAGGTTCCAGGAGGCTACGGACCCGGCAGTCTCAGGTCCCGGGAAAGTGGCGGAGCCTGTCATCCTGGAGTCTTCCAGTGATGAGGGAGAAGGCGAGGGTCCTGTGAAGAAGAAGAGG AGAGTAGCACCCAGGGTTGGTTCCACAAGCCAGGAGTCCCCAGAG GCCCAGGCAGAGTCCCAGGCAGAGTCCCAGGCAGAGTCCCAGGATGAGTCCCAGGACGAGTCCCAGGACACACAGAGGAAAAGGGGCCGACAAAGTTTGTCATTCACACCAAAAAGAAGCCCCTTAATGCTATACAGGTTGCGGGAGCGACAGCGGCGGAGCACACCGCGTGTGTTTCGCCTGAGGGCCAGACAAAGAAAGTTCcaatag
- the LOC118556546 gene encoding uncharacterized protein LOC118556546 isoform X3 gives MAEENRRLWKQLRTKEKWLKKAKAKLHAFETQALQKTSGGGPVEADQGSSEQVDPPEDEDEDSSSEEPKKAAKSRFPLRGFKDFPQPILEFMEEYWLHLRGSIGTKKHVENQKSKLGRVMSFLRFVNKGRTILPNWTFLQDLDRVHQWPAKLLREGKAENTTRNYLLNVMEFAGYFRDTPPSTSRVPKKAVIGLLRAVSADIKQLRKDVNVRQMLVKKRKIRRVIAKEDLRRCQRQACRKIPQLLDTIQTDPSSLNIRRFYGYFSIYLASIYGHRTGVLTNMTLAEVDEARVDARTADQGFVINVKEHKTNRAFGPAQVYLTVEEFGWLEQWLQIRETLQPSTDLVFFNENYQKIKNLQQHLQSAWAEMGFSGSPTFTDFRTSIATYARDALSPGTRTKVSKTMCHDTATAEKFYAMHQTATQLSELRKRFQEATDPAVSGPGKVAEPVILESSSDEGEGEGPVKKKRRVAPRVGSTSQESPEAQAESQAESQAESQDESQDESQDTQRKRGRQSLSFTPKRSPLMLYRLRERQRRSTPRVFRLRARQRKFQ, from the exons ATGGCAGAAGAAAACAGGAGGCTTTGGAAGCAGCTTCGGACAAAGGAGAAGTGGCTAAAAAAGGCAAAAGCTAAACTCCACGCATTTGAAACG CAGGCCCTCCAAAAGACGAGTGGTGGGGGGCCTGTCGAGGCAGACCAGGGGTCATCCGAACAAGTGGACCCCCCAGAAGATGAGGATGAAGACTCATCCTCTGAGGAGCCAAAGAAGGCTGCAAAATCGCGATTCCCATTGAGGGGATTCAAAGATTTTCCTCAACCCATCC tggagTTCATGGAGGAGTACTGGTTACACTTGAGGGGGTCCATCGGGACCAAAAAACACGTGGAAAACCAGAAGTCCAAATTGGGACGGGTAATGTCCTTCCTTAGATTTGTGAACAAGGGAAGGACAATACTCCCCAATTGGACTTTTCTGCAGGACCTTGATCGAGTTCATCA GTGGCCGGCGAAGCTCCTCAGAGAGGGGAAGGCAGAAAACACCACTAGGAATTACCTCCTGAATGTGATGGAGTTCGCGGGCTACTTTCGGGACACGCCACCAAGCACCTCGCGTGTCCCGAAAAAGGCAGTGATTGGCCTCCTAAGAGCAGTGTCCGCTGATATTAAACAGCTTAGAAAAGATGTCAACGTCCGCCAGATGTTGGTCAAAAAGCGTAAGATCAGAAGGGTGATTGCCAAGGAGGACCTCAGGAGGTGTCAGAGGCAGGCGTGCAGGAAAATCCCCCAACTGCTCg ACACCATCCAGACTGACCCCAGCTCACTCAACATACGCCGGTTCTATGGCTACTTTAGCATATACCTCGCCAGTATATATGGCCATAGAACCGGCGTGTTGACCAATATGACCCTGGCCGAAGTGGACGAGGCCCGGGTTGACGCCAGGACCGCAGACCAGGGCTTTGTCATTAAC GTGAAAGAGCACAAGACAAATCGGGCTTTTGGGCCAGCCCAAGTGTACCTCACAGTGGAGGAGTTTGGATGGCTGGAGCAGTGGCTCCAAATAAGGGAAACCCTTCAGCCATCCACTGACCTGGTATTTTTCAACGAGAACTACCAGAAGATCAAGAACCTACAACAACACCTCCAGAGCGCATGGGCAGAAATGGGGTTCTCAGGTTCCCCCACATTTACAGATTTTAGGACCTCGATAGCAACATAT GCTAGAGATGCATTGTCCCCGGGAACCCGGACAAAGGTCAGCAAAACGATGTGCCATGACACCGCCACAGCGGAGAAATTCTACGCAATGCACCAGACAGCTACACAGCTGTCTGAGCTGCGTAAGAGGTTCCAGGAGGCTACGGACCCGGCAGTCTCAGGTCCCGGGAAAGTGGCGGAGCCTGTCATCCTGGAGTCTTCCAGTGATGAGGGAGAAGGCGAGGGTCCTGTGAAGAAGAAGAGG AGAGTAGCACCCAGGGTTGGTTCCACAAGCCAGGAGTCCCCAGAG GCCCAGGCAGAGTCCCAGGCAGAGTCCCAGGCAGAGTCCCAGGATGAGTCCCAGGACGAGTCCCAGGACACACAGAGGAAAAGGGGCCGACAAAGTTTGTCATTCACACCAAAAAGAAGCCCCTTAATGCTATACAGGTTGCGGGAGCGACAGCGGCGGAGCACACCGCGTGTGTTTCGCCTGAGGGCCAGACAAAGAAAGTTCcaatag